The following coding sequences are from one Clarias gariepinus isolate MV-2021 ecotype Netherlands chromosome 19, CGAR_prim_01v2, whole genome shotgun sequence window:
- the LOC128507351 gene encoding zinc finger protein 271-like, with protein sequence MNPERRRRSLRQSRRETPASVGSQLDKEVKTATYMTSSRRTSETTVSPVNKQKRQLQKKSPNKQKPKDLNNSVLQVFPCSSCTLSFTAQIYLHKHIRGCHYEEYVRLLKAGEVKYENLAKSEQKLSGTNKSPKVMKKLNCQCSDCGKRFTQPSHLEIHQRVHTGEKPYQCSMCGKSFTQKSHLRTHERIHTGERPHSCSECGKSFTNNSGLQSHLRIHTGEKPHQCLECGKNFTRHNTLLIHQRIHTGEKPYYCSKCGKSFSYQTSLVLHQRIHTGAKPYPCSECEKSFSRHNSLQIHLRIHTGVKPYSCSKCGKSFAYSNSLQKHQLSHAGLKPHHCSQCGNSFSSKSSLRNHQRTHTGEKPYQCSQCGKGFARESNLKLHQRVHTGEKPYQCLVCGVGFRQQSQLRRHQRTHTGEKPYPCSHCDKRFADAGALKIHERVHTGEKPYQCTVCEKSFTQLGNLQVHQQRVHIGEKPYSCSECGKSFSDGYYLKIHQRFHTGEKPYQCLECGRSFTVRSHLRTHQRIHTRERPCYCLQCGKSFRTQNCLKIHSRVHTGEKPYQCLHCGKRFNVQSHLKRHQRVHIGE encoded by the exons ATGAACCCAGAACGCAGACGGCGCTCTTTACGACAGTCTCGTAGAGAGACTCCTGCTTCTGTTGGCTCACAG CTTGATAAGGAAGTGAAGACAGCGACCTATATGACATCAAGTAGAAGGACATCTGAGACAACCGTGTCCCCTGTGAACAAACAGAAGAGGCAACTCCAAAAGAAATCTCCTAATAAGCAAAAACCTAAAG ACCTGAACAACAGCGTCTTGCAAGTCTTCCCCTGCTCATCGTGTACGCTGTCCTTTACAGCACAAATTTATCTCCACAAGCACATCCGAGGGTGCCATTATGAGGAATATGTAAGATTACTTAAAGCAGGAGAGGTTAAATACGAAAACCTCGCAAAATCTGAGCAAAAGCTCTCTGGAACTAACAAATCTCCTAAAGTAATGAAGAAACTAAATTGCCAGTGCTCAGATTGTGGGAAGAGATTTACTCAACCAAGTCATCTGGAAATACACCAGCGTGTGCACACAGGAGAAAAACCGTATCAGTGTTCAATGTGTGGGAAGAGCTTTACACAGAAGAGTCATCTCCGGACACACGAGCGCATTCATACTGGAGAACGACCGCATAGCTGTTCAGAGTGTGGAAAGAGCTTTACGAATAACAGCGGCCTCCAATCACATCTGCGCATCCACACGGGAGAAAAGCCCCATCAGTGCTTGGAGTGCGGGAAGAATTTCACTCGACATAATACTCTTCTGATACACCAACGTATTCACACTGGAGAAAAACCCTATTACTGCTCaaagtgtggaaagagtttcagCTACCAAACTAGTTTGGTGctacaccagcgcattcacacaggagccAAACCCTACCCGTGCTCAGAGTGCGAGAAAAGTTTCAGTCGACACAACAGTCTCCAAATACATCTGCGCATTCACACCGGAGTGAAGCCTTATTCCTGCTCcaagtgtggaaagagttttgctTACAGCAATAGCCTCCAAAAACATCAGCTCAGTCATGCTGGATTGAAGCCACATcattgctcacagtgtgggaataGTTTTAGCAGCAAATCTTCTCTTAGGAACCATCAGCGCACTCACACAGgcgagaagccgtatcagtgctctCAGTGTGGAAAGGGTTTTGCTCGAGAAAGTAATCTTAAACTGCACCAGCgcgttcacacaggagagaagccctATCAGTGCTTGGTGTGCGGGGTGGGTTTCAGGCAACAGAGTCAGCTTCGACGACATCAACGCACTCACacgggagagaagccgtatcctTGCTCGCACTGCGATAAACGATTTGCAGATGCCGGCGCACTGAAAATACACGAGCgcgttcacacaggagagaaaccatatcagtgcactgtgtgtgaaaagagttttACCCAGCTGGGTAATCTCCAAGTCCACCAGCAGCGTGTTCACataggagagaagccgtatagCTGCTCtgagtgtgggaagagtttcagTGACGGCTATTATCTCAAAATACACCAGCGTTTCCATACGGGAGAGAAACCGTATCAGTgcttggagtgtgggaggagtTTTACTGTTCGGAGTCACCTTCGAActcaccagcgcattcacacaagAGAGAGGCCCTGTTACTGCTTACAGTGTGGAAAAAGCTTCAGAACACAGAATTGTCTCAAAATACACAGTCGcgttcacactggagagaagccgtatcagtgcttaCACTGTGGAAAGCGATTTAATGTCCAAAGTCATCTCAAAAGACACCAACGCGTTCACATCGGAGAGTAG
- the fam53c gene encoding protein FAM53C, giving the protein MPESSYWQLCPSSNSGVQGVLSSSFPPGPVPLGPSASHLPEGDNLNRPLAPSTSVTDLSFPGPPPPPPPPPKRHCRSLSVPEDLSRCRYTWRPSASKVWTPVNRRCHSGGGAGGPCPLRAPSSSLNSSLHSSSSPTFFSLALSPDSPLPWNFPWDPSEPAGGGACCCFFPSASLCSSSPSPLHPPPPPQRRFSLSPVLIREAAAHFLPPPQVPLQPTSHPPVVPASPSSACSTPSSVRRALPPQLPRCHSQPCDLLLLKPGLKRRRDPDRPCARPVLDFAKMTQTRSTDPLSCLDRGRLACGGDLCMGLEPFFGDFRGSCSPAEGLGRTSIGPLSESDEEEEEEEREEADSSRDGGQQSVFERDCTELDITLIEEN; this is encoded by the exons ATGCCTG AAAGCAGTTACTGGCAACTCTGCCCTTCCTCAAATTCTGGTGTGCAGGGCGTCCTGAGTTCCAGCTTCCCCCCCGGCCCTGTGCCTCTGGGACCTTCTGCTTCCCACCTGCCGGAGGGGGACAACCTGAATCGTCCACTCGCCCCGAGCACCTCTGTGACGGACCTGTCTTTTCCCGGGCCACCGCCTCCCCCCCCGCCACCCCCTAAACGCCACTGTCGTTCGCTGTCTGTACCGGAGGACCTCTCACGCTGCCGGTACACCTGGCGGCCAAGTGCCTCCAAGGTTTGGACACCAGTGAACCGCCGATGCCACAGTGGAGGGGGCGCGGGGGGGCCGTGTCCGCTGCGTGCCCCCAGTTCCTCTCTTAATTCCTCTTTGCATTCTTCCTCAAGCCCAACTTTCTTCAGCTTGGCCCTTTCCCCAGATTCCCCGCTGCCATGGAATTTCCCCTGGGACCCAAGTGAACCAGCCGGAGGCGGCGCCTGTTGCTGCTTCTTCCCTTCCGCTTCCTTGTGCTCTTCCTCTCCGTCTCCTCTTCACCCTCCTCCGCCTCCGCAGCGACGCTTCTCGCTCTCTCCTGTGCTCATACGTGAAGCTGCCGCACACTTCCTTCCTCCACCCCAAGTTCCCCTACAACCTACGTCCCATCCTCCAGTCGTGCCTGCCTCGCCGTCCTCCGCATGCAGCACTCCATCTTCCGTGCGCCGCGCTCTTCCTCCTCAACTTCCACGCTGTCACTCTCAGCCATGTGACCTCCTCCTGCTCAAGCCTGGCCTGAAGCGTCGCAGGGACCCGGACAGACCATGTGCACGGCCTGTGCTAGACTTTGCAAAAATGACACAG ACCCGAAGCACAGATCCTCTCAGCTGTCTGGACCGCGGTAGACTCGCCTGTGGAGGCGACCTCTGCATGGGCCTCGAACCTTTTTTTGGGGACTTCAGAGGGTCATGTTCACCTGCTGAAGGTTTAGGAAGGACGAGTATTGGACCGCTGAGTGAAAGcgatgaggaggaggaagaggaagagagagaagaggcgGACTCGTCACGTGATGGAGGACAGCAAAGTGTATTTGAGAGGGATTGTACAGAATTAGACATTACTCTCATTGAGGagaattaa